In Acidimicrobiales bacterium, the sequence GCAAAGGCGGGGTTGGCCTCCATCACCTGCTGCCATGTCTCCAAGGGCAACAGGGACTCGGTCGCCCCGGCAGGGCTCGGATAGAAGCCGACGAAGCGCTCCAGCGAGGAGTTCAAGAAGAAGAAGGCCATCCCGACCGGGATCTGGAGCTCGTCCCACTGCCGCTCGCTGAGCGCGAGCGATGCGTCGTAGAGATGGCGGTCGGGGACGGCCCTGTACCTCCCCCCGGCCGCGCCCTCGTGCGTGAACAGCAGATGGCAGGCCGTGCAGGTGCAGACCAGGCTCCGTGTCTCGAGGTTGACGACGTGACGGTGGTCCTCGGCCAGAGCCTCGTCACACATCTCGCAGTGCTCGCCGGCACGCCTCGGGGGCGCGGCCTGTCGGAAGCGCCGCAGATCCGGTGCAGACCTCATGGCCCCACGGCCGCCGGCCGGGTGCCGTCACCTCTGCGACGGGCCGCCCCGCCCCCGGGCCGGTGCCGCAGTGATCCCGCCGGGATGAACACCGAGGGCGGAGGCTGCGCCGGTGGCCCCTCGACCTCGACCCCGCCCACCTCGGGTGCAGCCTCGTCGATGCCACCCTCCAGCGCCAGCCTGGCGGCGGCCGAGAGCGGGGAGCCGTCGCATCCAGGGCCGAGGCGGATCTGGGCGATCCCCGAGTCGTCGACTCCGAGCAGCTCGAGACCTCCCCCCAACCCGAGCTCGGGGCCGAGGCGGTCCAGGACGATCTGCACCCGTTCCTCGGTGGGCACCGGGTGCAGACCGTGGAGCACGAGGAGGCTGGAGAGGAGCTCGTCGGAAGTGAGTCGCTCGAGCAGGGCGCGTCCCGTTTCGCCGTGCTCGCTCGCCATGCCGACGACCCGCTCCAAGGCGCCCCCGTACAGCTCCATCAGCAGGCGCACCAGCTCTTCCGCCCTATGGCTCACCGCGGGATCAGCGGCTGTCAGGAGCTCC encodes:
- a CDS encoding DUF5947 family protein; translation: MCDEALAEDHRHVVNLETRSLVCTCTACHLLFTHEGAAGGRYRAVPDRHLYDASLALSERQWDELQIPVGMAFFFLNSSLERFVGFYPSPAGATESLLPLETWQQVMEANPAFASIAPDVEALLLRRMDGRFECYLAPIDASYELVGRVRLHWKGFDGGEEVWSEIAGFFSSLRERSRTVGANKG